A genomic window from Microbacterium sp. H1-D42 includes:
- the argG gene encoding argininosuccinate synthase, with protein sequence MSKVLQSLPVGEKVGIAFSGGLDTSVAVAWMREKGSIPFTYTGDLGQYDEADIASIPGRALEYGAEESRLVDAKTALVEEGLVALSCGAFHIRSGGKTYFNTTPLGRAVTGTMLVRAMKDDGVDIWGDGSTYKGNDIERFYRYGLLANPRLRIYKPWLDADFVTELGGRQEMSEWLVERGFPYRDSAEKAYSTDANIWGATHEAKTLEHLNVSLETVDPIMGVKFWDPSVAIDTEDVTVTFEGGRPVALNGKEFSDPVALVMEANTIGGRHGLGMSDQIENRIIEAKSRGIYEAPGMALLFIAYERLVNGILNEDTLATYHEQGRRLGRLMYEGRWLEPQSLMLRESIQRWVGLTISGTVTIRLRRGDDWTILDTVSPNLSYGPEKLSMERVGDSAFGPVDRIGQLTMRNLDIADSRSRLEQYAGLGLVGGATGELVGRVTAGEAAEITELVEGSVSEVDGELSDAVDAASEGAAFDSGTD encoded by the coding sequence ATGTCCAAGGTGCTCCAGTCCCTCCCCGTCGGCGAAAAGGTCGGCATCGCGTTCTCCGGTGGTCTCGACACCTCCGTCGCCGTCGCGTGGATGCGCGAGAAGGGGTCGATCCCCTTCACCTACACCGGCGACCTCGGCCAGTACGACGAGGCCGACATCGCCTCGATCCCCGGCCGCGCGCTCGAGTACGGTGCGGAGGAATCCCGCCTGGTCGACGCCAAGACGGCGCTGGTCGAAGAGGGCCTCGTCGCCCTCAGCTGCGGCGCCTTCCACATCCGCTCCGGCGGCAAGACCTACTTCAACACGACGCCGCTCGGCCGGGCCGTCACTGGCACCATGCTCGTGCGCGCCATGAAGGACGACGGCGTCGACATCTGGGGCGACGGCTCCACCTACAAGGGCAACGACATCGAGCGGTTCTACCGCTACGGCCTGCTGGCCAACCCCCGCCTTCGCATCTACAAGCCGTGGCTCGATGCCGACTTCGTCACGGAGCTCGGCGGCCGCCAGGAGATGAGCGAATGGCTCGTCGAGCGCGGGTTCCCGTACCGGGACTCGGCAGAGAAGGCATATTCGACGGATGCCAACATCTGGGGCGCCACGCACGAGGCGAAGACGCTCGAGCACCTGAACGTCTCGCTGGAGACCGTCGACCCCATCATGGGCGTGAAGTTCTGGGACCCCTCGGTCGCGATCGACACCGAGGACGTCACCGTCACGTTCGAGGGCGGCCGCCCGGTGGCCCTGAACGGCAAGGAGTTCTCCGACCCTGTCGCCCTGGTCATGGAGGCGAACACGATCGGCGGTCGCCACGGCCTCGGCATGAGCGACCAGATCGAGAACCGCATCATCGAGGCGAAGTCCCGTGGCATCTACGAGGCGCCGGGCATGGCGCTGCTGTTCATCGCCTACGAGCGCCTCGTCAATGGCATCCTCAATGAAGACACCCTCGCCACGTACCACGAGCAGGGTCGGCGCCTCGGCCGCCTGATGTACGAGGGCCGCTGGCTCGAGCCGCAGTCGCTCATGCTGCGCGAGTCGATTCAGCGCTGGGTGGGCCTGACCATCTCGGGCACCGTCACGATCCGCCTGCGCCGCGGCGACGACTGGACCATCCTCGACACCGTCTCGCCGAACCTGTCCTACGGCCCCGAGAAGCTCTCGATGGAGCGCGTCGGCGACTCGGCGTTCGGCCCCGTCGACCGCATCGGCCAGCTGACCATGCGCAACCTCGACATCGCCGACTCGCGCTCGCGTCTCGAGCAGTACGCGGGCCTCGGCCTGGTCGGCGGCGCGACGGGCGAGCTCGTGGGCCGCGTCACCGCCGGCGAGGCGGCTGAGATCACCGAACTCGTCGAGGGCTCGGTCTCCGAGGTCGACGGCGAGCTGTCGGATGCTGTCGACGCGGCATCCGAGGGTGCGGCCTTCGACTCCGGCACCGACTGA
- a CDS encoding TetR/AcrR family transcriptional regulator — protein MVTPRTPRADARANRTGILDAARSALARDPFASVDAIARSAGLSRRTLYGHFDDRDALVRELIITGAQRFNALAESVDDDDPQIALARLAALLWHEAAHVQVTAALALDEAHLPQTAEALAPLRRVVADIVRRGQSTGSQSSSSQNSGGLRTDVAADVLSRLIEEVARTVVARDVIGPDTSSPAAADLAVRTVLSIAGLSWREADALLRAHPDVLSVATDSE, from the coding sequence ATGGTCACTCCCCGCACCCCGCGCGCCGACGCGCGCGCGAACCGCACTGGCATCCTCGACGCCGCGCGCAGCGCGCTCGCCCGTGACCCCTTCGCCTCGGTGGATGCGATCGCCCGCAGCGCCGGTCTGTCGCGGCGCACGCTGTACGGGCACTTCGACGACCGCGACGCGCTGGTTCGCGAGCTCATCATCACCGGTGCACAGCGGTTCAACGCGCTGGCGGAATCCGTCGACGACGACGACCCGCAGATCGCGCTCGCGCGCCTCGCAGCACTGCTGTGGCATGAGGCCGCACACGTGCAGGTCACCGCAGCGCTCGCGCTCGACGAGGCCCATCTGCCGCAGACGGCTGAGGCCCTGGCCCCGTTGCGACGGGTCGTCGCCGACATCGTGCGCCGCGGCCAGAGCACGGGCAGCCAGAGCAGTTCCAGCCAGAACAGCGGCGGACTGCGCACCGACGTCGCCGCGGACGTGCTCTCCCGCCTGATCGAAGAGGTCGCCCGCACTGTCGTCGCCCGCGACGTGATCGGACCTGACACCTCCTCTCCTGCAGCCGCCGACCTCGCCGTGCGCACGGTGCTCAGCATCGCAGGACTGTCGTGGCGCGAAGCGGATGCCCTGCTGCGGGCGCACCCGGATGTGCTTTCGGTCGCGACGGACTCCGAGTGA
- a CDS encoding YhgE/Pip domain-containing protein: MKVPSMIAAELRRLMASPMAVVALVALLAVPILYGGLYLWANQDPYGKFSEVPVALVVDDAGVSADAGASAGTGTESENYGDEVADNLLEDGSFDWRVMTASDAAAALSDGTVDFTVTIPSDFSEALASVAGDDPHQARIELETNDANNYLASSIGTQAVEQIRRSVAEMVGSEAAGRLLTGLSDVRDSLAEATDGASRLSDGAGTAQQGATTLTTGLGSLADGTQTLAGGAKTLADGASQVSAGNGRLASIADEVGTLTQQATDALPTARADLAQAMTEQGLTPEQIDAVLARLDPLAAKVRDGNAKAQGAVAQIEQLAAGAKQVADGAARLAEGASSAAAGAASAHDGAARLSDGLGTLGTGIGTLHDGLASGVEAIPASTPDLRTLQADTIADPVKVSSDKVAAAKDYGQGLAPFFAALAGWIGIYALFLIVKPISRRAVTALHSPIRITLAGWLTPALFGALQMVGLMAVLGFMLGFDFEHPWASLGVMVMASATYAAIILALNVWLGSVGQFLGLVLMVLQLVTAGGTFPWQTLPEPLAALHHVLPMSYVVDALRQLMYGGDASRAFWDLAVLAIWLVGALVFAAIGVTRMTHRRTLRDLQPSLIG, translated from the coding sequence ATGAAGGTCCCCTCGATGATCGCCGCAGAACTGCGGCGGCTGATGGCGAGCCCGATGGCCGTGGTGGCGCTGGTCGCCCTGCTGGCGGTGCCGATCCTCTACGGTGGCCTCTACCTCTGGGCCAATCAGGACCCGTATGGCAAGTTCAGCGAAGTCCCCGTCGCACTGGTCGTCGACGATGCCGGGGTCTCGGCCGATGCAGGCGCCTCGGCCGGCACCGGCACCGAGTCCGAGAACTACGGCGACGAGGTCGCGGACAACCTGCTCGAGGACGGCTCATTCGACTGGCGGGTGATGACAGCATCCGACGCCGCCGCAGCCCTGTCCGACGGCACGGTCGACTTCACCGTCACCATCCCCTCCGACTTCTCCGAAGCCCTCGCCTCGGTTGCGGGCGACGATCCGCACCAGGCGCGCATCGAGCTCGAGACGAACGACGCCAACAACTACCTCGCGTCATCCATCGGCACGCAGGCCGTGGAGCAGATCCGTCGCTCCGTCGCGGAGATGGTCGGATCCGAGGCCGCCGGCCGGCTGCTCACCGGGCTCAGCGATGTGCGCGACAGCCTGGCCGAGGCCACCGACGGCGCCAGCCGCCTCTCGGACGGCGCCGGCACCGCGCAGCAGGGCGCGACCACGCTGACGACGGGGCTCGGCTCGCTCGCGGACGGCACGCAGACGCTCGCCGGCGGTGCGAAGACGCTGGCCGACGGTGCCTCGCAGGTCAGCGCCGGCAACGGCAGACTGGCCTCGATCGCCGACGAGGTCGGAACGCTCACCCAGCAGGCGACCGATGCGCTGCCCACCGCACGCGCCGACCTCGCGCAGGCGATGACCGAGCAGGGCCTGACCCCGGAGCAGATCGATGCCGTGCTCGCCCGGCTCGATCCGCTGGCAGCGAAGGTCCGCGACGGCAACGCGAAAGCCCAGGGTGCGGTCGCCCAGATCGAGCAGCTCGCCGCCGGAGCGAAGCAGGTCGCAGACGGGGCCGCGCGGCTGGCAGAGGGCGCCAGCAGCGCAGCCGCCGGTGCCGCCTCGGCCCACGACGGCGCCGCCCGGCTGAGTGACGGACTCGGCACCCTCGGCACGGGCATCGGCACTCTGCACGACGGCCTGGCGTCAGGGGTCGAAGCGATCCCGGCATCCACCCCTGATCTGCGCACGCTGCAGGCAGACACCATCGCCGACCCGGTCAAGGTCTCCAGCGACAAGGTCGCCGCGGCCAAGGACTACGGTCAGGGACTCGCACCCTTCTTCGCTGCACTGGCCGGGTGGATCGGCATCTACGCGCTGTTTCTGATCGTCAAGCCGATCTCCCGCCGCGCGGTGACCGCCCTGCACTCCCCCATCCGCATCACCCTGGCGGGGTGGCTCACGCCTGCACTGTTCGGCGCGCTGCAGATGGTCGGTCTGATGGCCGTGCTCGGCTTCATGCTCGGGTTCGACTTCGAGCATCCATGGGCCTCGCTCGGGGTGATGGTGATGGCATCGGCGACGTACGCGGCCATCATCCTCGCCCTGAACGTGTGGCTGGGGTCGGTCGGACAGTTCCTCGGCCTCGTGCTGATGGTGCTGCAGCTGGTGACGGCCGGCGGCACGTTCCCCTGGCAGACATTGCCAGAGCCGCTCGCCGCCCTGCACCATGTGCTGCCGATGAGCTACGTCGTCGACGCACTGCGGCAGCTGATGTACGGCGGCGACGCCTCCCGCGCGTTCTGGGACCTCGCGGTATTGGCGATCTGGCTCGTCGGCGCGCTCGTGTTCGCGGCGATCGGAGTGACGCGCATGACGCACCGGCGCACGCTGCGCGACCTGCAGCCGAGCCTGATCGGGTGA
- a CDS encoding penicillin acylase family protein, which translates to MMTEASDTPRRPLAVRIGRIAFIVIAALIVIAVAAAFFLTWTIQRSFPQTAGEVQLKGLQSSVTVQRDDRGIPTITASNTDDLFYAQGFTHAQDRFFEMDFRRHVTSGRVAEMFGESQVATDKFLRTLGWRTVAEEEVANLDETTLGYYQAYADGVNAYLSTRSGAQLSLEYAVLGIQNPNYKPEPWEPADSVAWLKAMAWDLRSNVEDETDRALLAAQLGAAGSSDAESQALIETAYPPYPFDRNPVIVPKISTVEPPATDAAPAAFTGEKKPAVTDALTTVEWQEAENVIAAASMLVGDAGEGIGSNSWVVSGDLTESGMPLLSNDPHLGAALPSVWYQVQLKCEKVSDACPFDVGGFSFSGLPGVVIGHNAKVAWGFTNLTTDVTDLYVEKVEGDQYWRDGALTPMDVEQDVIKVAGGKDVPLTIRRTVHGPIISGLTDDATAIADAPVVSAGDAVLSLENAPEIPAGDTAVSLRWTALDPGTTASALFALNTAQDFDTFRKAASLFDVPAQNLVYADLEGNIGYQAPGRLPIRGAGDGWLPQAGWDSANDWQGFIPFEDLPVSYNPPQGYIVTANNAIVTDDYDYFLSRDWDYGYRAARIAHLIERKAAAGPLTADDMRSIQMDNEMWIGKQLSVAMDEVKVEGKGAKAAVDLLRTWDAQNAPNSPAAAYANVLWSHLAQNIFSEREVPLPVGDQGRLFSVVGAMLEDASDPLWTNESLGTTDMYSMLALSAEDAYDELAGLQGEDVTRWNWGQLHALTLTHATLGTSGIAPIEWLFNRGPYGVGGGSSVVNATGWKLGQSYETTTVPSMRMVIDMSDLDASTWNHLTGASGHAFDPHYTDQTEDWAKGIQKPWAFSAKAVDKATVDTLVLKPTG; encoded by the coding sequence ATGATGACCGAAGCCAGCGATACGCCCCGCCGACCCCTAGCCGTTCGGATCGGACGCATCGCGTTCATCGTGATCGCTGCGCTCATCGTGATCGCGGTGGCGGCGGCGTTCTTCCTCACCTGGACGATCCAGCGCTCCTTCCCGCAGACCGCGGGCGAGGTGCAGCTGAAGGGCCTGCAGAGCTCCGTCACAGTGCAGCGCGACGATCGCGGCATCCCGACGATCACCGCGTCGAACACCGACGACCTCTTCTACGCCCAGGGATTCACCCACGCCCAGGACCGGTTCTTCGAGATGGACTTCCGGCGCCACGTGACCTCCGGCCGAGTCGCCGAGATGTTCGGTGAGTCCCAGGTCGCGACCGACAAGTTCCTGCGCACACTTGGTTGGCGCACTGTCGCCGAAGAAGAGGTGGCGAACCTCGACGAGACGACGCTCGGGTACTACCAGGCGTACGCCGACGGCGTGAACGCGTACCTCTCGACGCGCTCCGGCGCCCAGCTCTCGCTCGAGTATGCCGTTCTCGGCATACAGAACCCCAACTACAAGCCGGAGCCGTGGGAGCCTGCTGATTCGGTGGCATGGTTGAAGGCGATGGCCTGGGACCTGCGCAGCAATGTCGAGGATGAGACCGACCGTGCGCTGCTCGCGGCGCAGCTCGGTGCGGCCGGATCGTCGGATGCTGAATCGCAGGCTCTGATCGAGACGGCCTACCCGCCGTACCCGTTCGATCGCAACCCCGTGATCGTGCCGAAGATCTCGACCGTCGAGCCGCCTGCGACGGATGCTGCGCCTGCGGCCTTCACCGGCGAGAAGAAGCCCGCGGTGACCGATGCGCTGACCACGGTCGAATGGCAGGAGGCCGAGAACGTCATCGCCGCCGCCAGCATGCTGGTCGGCGACGCCGGCGAGGGCATCGGATCGAACTCGTGGGTCGTCTCGGGCGACCTCACCGAGAGCGGCATGCCGCTGCTGTCGAACGACCCGCACCTCGGCGCTGCTCTCCCCTCGGTCTGGTACCAGGTGCAGCTGAAGTGCGAAAAGGTCAGCGACGCGTGCCCGTTCGACGTCGGCGGGTTCTCGTTCTCTGGACTGCCCGGCGTCGTGATCGGCCACAACGCGAAGGTCGCCTGGGGCTTCACCAACCTCACCACCGACGTCACCGACCTGTACGTCGAGAAGGTGGAGGGCGACCAGTACTGGCGAGACGGCGCCCTGACGCCGATGGACGTCGAGCAGGACGTCATCAAGGTCGCCGGCGGCAAGGATGTGCCGCTGACCATCCGTCGCACCGTGCACGGCCCGATCATCTCGGGCCTGACCGACGATGCCACCGCGATCGCAGATGCCCCAGTGGTCAGCGCCGGAGACGCTGTGCTCTCACTCGAGAACGCGCCGGAGATCCCCGCAGGCGACACCGCGGTCAGTCTGCGGTGGACCGCACTCGATCCGGGCACCACGGCGAGCGCGCTGTTCGCCCTGAACACGGCACAGGACTTCGACACCTTCCGCAAGGCGGCATCCCTCTTCGATGTCCCCGCGCAGAACCTCGTCTACGCCGATCTCGAGGGCAACATCGGGTATCAGGCACCCGGGCGCCTGCCGATCCGCGGCGCTGGTGACGGATGGCTGCCGCAGGCGGGCTGGGACAGCGCGAACGACTGGCAGGGGTTCATCCCGTTCGAGGATCTGCCGGTGTCGTACAACCCGCCCCAGGGGTATATCGTCACGGCGAACAACGCGATCGTCACCGACGACTACGACTACTTCCTCTCCCGCGATTGGGACTACGGATACCGTGCGGCGCGCATCGCGCACCTGATCGAGCGCAAAGCAGCCGCGGGGCCTCTGACCGCCGATGACATGCGCAGCATCCAGATGGACAACGAGATGTGGATCGGTAAACAGCTGTCCGTCGCGATGGATGAGGTGAAGGTCGAGGGCAAGGGGGCGAAGGCCGCCGTCGACCTGCTGCGCACCTGGGACGCGCAGAATGCACCGAACTCCCCCGCGGCCGCCTACGCGAACGTGCTGTGGTCGCACCTGGCGCAGAACATCTTCTCCGAGCGCGAGGTGCCGCTGCCCGTTGGCGACCAGGGCCGGCTGTTCTCGGTCGTCGGCGCGATGCTCGAAGACGCGTCGGACCCGCTGTGGACCAACGAGAGCCTCGGCACCACCGACATGTACTCGATGCTCGCCCTGTCGGCCGAGGACGCGTACGACGAGCTGGCCGGGTTGCAGGGCGAGGACGTCACGCGCTGGAACTGGGGTCAGCTGCACGCTCTGACCCTGACTCACGCGACACTCGGCACCTCGGGCATCGCCCCGATCGAGTGGCTGTTCAACCGCGGCCCGTATGGCGTCGGCGGCGGCTCTTCTGTGGTGAACGCGACCGGCTGGAAGCTCGGCCAGTCGTATGAGACGACCACGGTGCCGTCGATGCGCATGGTGATCGACATGTCGGACCTCGACGCCTCGACCTGGAACCACCTCACCGGAGCCAGCGGGCACGCGTTCGACCCGCACTACACGGACCAGACCGAAGACTGGGCGAAGGGCATCCAGAAGCCCTGGGCGTTCAGCGCGAAGGCCGTCGACAAGGCGACCGTCGACACCCTGGTGCTGAAGCCCACCGGCTGA
- a CDS encoding alpha/beta hydrolase, whose amino-acid sequence MPERLLAPVGIPAEISEFAHGGATLVFEDFGSGAHPIVLLHGIGMGRSVYVDLISRLDGRVIGVDLPGFGEAPEPERTLTMERHADLVAALLRERRVSDAVVLGHSMGSQIAAEVAARHPDLVSALVLAGPTVDSASRSIRMQAGYLLRDLIGERPAVLWRGGREYLRGGPHLIRKMRATIVHEPEKAYPRVHVPTLVLRGQRDPLATTTWCREIVDAVPHARLAEIPDHGHGTLISDSGLAAEKIRDFVHGL is encoded by the coding sequence ATGCCGGAACGTCTGCTCGCCCCAGTAGGAATCCCCGCCGAGATCAGTGAGTTCGCGCACGGCGGGGCGACGCTGGTGTTCGAGGACTTCGGCTCAGGCGCCCACCCCATCGTGCTGTTGCACGGCATCGGCATGGGACGCAGCGTCTACGTCGACCTGATCTCTCGTCTGGACGGGCGGGTGATCGGCGTCGACCTGCCCGGCTTCGGCGAAGCACCCGAACCGGAGCGGACGCTGACGATGGAGCGGCATGCCGACCTGGTCGCCGCCCTGCTGCGCGAGCGCAGGGTGTCGGATGCTGTCGTGCTCGGCCACTCGATGGGCAGCCAGATCGCCGCGGAGGTCGCTGCGCGGCATCCCGATCTCGTCTCCGCTCTGGTGCTGGCCGGTCCCACCGTGGACAGCGCGTCGCGCAGCATCCGCATGCAAGCCGGGTATCTGCTGCGCGACCTGATCGGCGAGCGTCCAGCCGTGCTCTGGCGCGGAGGCCGGGAGTACTTGCGCGGCGGACCGCACCTGATCCGCAAGATGCGCGCCACCATCGTGCACGAACCAGAGAAGGCGTACCCGCGCGTGCACGTGCCGACCCTCGTGCTGCGCGGGCAGCGCGACCCGCTCGCCACCACGACCTGGTGCCGCGAAATCGTCGATGCGGTGCCGCATGCCCGCCTCGCCGAGATCCCCGATCACGGCCACGGCACGTTGATCAGCGACTCGGGGCTGGCAGCCGAGAAGATCCGCGACTTCGTGCACGGCCTCTGA
- the mnhG gene encoding monovalent cation/H(+) antiporter subunit G, whose amino-acid sequence MTVEAFFALELPAPVAEGIALVLILLGAILCLSAAVGLLHFRDVPSRLHAATKPQVLGLLLICMAIAVSQRTVGGILLGIVIVTPVILLQFATAPLSAHMVGRQAYRNGTIQAHSLVVDEYADSKQTPPAAG is encoded by the coding sequence ATGACCGTGGAAGCCTTCTTCGCGCTCGAACTGCCCGCCCCCGTCGCTGAGGGCATCGCGCTGGTGCTCATCCTGCTGGGCGCGATCCTGTGCCTGTCGGCGGCGGTGGGTCTGCTGCACTTCCGCGACGTGCCCTCGCGCCTGCACGCGGCGACCAAGCCGCAGGTGCTCGGACTGCTGCTGATCTGCATGGCGATCGCGGTGTCGCAGCGCACGGTCGGGGGCATCCTGCTCGGCATCGTGATCGTGACCCCGGTGATCCTGCTGCAGTTCGCGACCGCACCGCTGTCGGCGCACATGGTCGGCCGGCAGGCCTATCGGAACGGCACGATCCAGGCGCACAGCCTGGTCGTCGACGAGTACGCCGACTCGAAGCAGACCCCTCCCGCAGCCGGCTGA
- a CDS encoding monovalent cation/H+ antiporter complex subunit F, which produces MSILMVLIMVVFGVAALLCVVRIIRGPSILDRAVASDVLLTLVMCVLGAEMAINGHTRNVPVLLIIAAVGVFSSIAVARYVARRDNTTS; this is translated from the coding sequence ATGAGCATTCTGATGGTGTTGATCATGGTCGTCTTCGGCGTGGCCGCCCTGCTGTGCGTGGTGCGCATCATCCGTGGCCCGTCGATCCTCGACCGCGCGGTGGCCTCTGACGTGCTGCTGACGCTGGTGATGTGCGTGCTCGGCGCCGAGATGGCCATCAACGGCCACACCCGCAACGTGCCGGTGTTGCTGATCATCGCCGCCGTCGGCGTGTTCTCGTCGATCGCGGTGGCCCGCTATGTCGCACGAAGGGACAACACGACATCATGA
- a CDS encoding Na+/H+ antiporter subunit E has protein sequence MMSPESRRGMLRDLLMQLPFLLWLVLLWMLLWHQFTPLALVTGLIVAIFVTRVFRLPTVELVGRVNVWYTLVFVVLFLGAVVAGAVSVTMQVFDFRRQPGAAIIEIPLRYADDIVSTHVAITASLIPGSLVVESDRDRRILYLHVIGVHNRADVEEFRAGVLQWERRIVRAVGSPAQYRALKADQAKEGVR, from the coding sequence ATGATGAGCCCCGAATCGCGACGTGGCATGCTGCGCGATCTGCTGATGCAGCTGCCGTTCCTGCTCTGGCTGGTGCTGCTGTGGATGCTGCTGTGGCACCAGTTCACGCCGCTGGCGCTGGTCACCGGGCTGATCGTCGCGATCTTCGTCACGCGCGTGTTCCGTCTGCCGACCGTCGAGCTCGTCGGACGCGTCAACGTCTGGTACACCCTGGTGTTCGTCGTGCTGTTCCTCGGAGCGGTGGTGGCCGGCGCCGTCAGCGTCACCATGCAGGTCTTCGACTTCCGCCGCCAGCCAGGGGCGGCCATCATCGAGATCCCGCTGCGCTACGCCGACGACATCGTGTCCACACACGTCGCCATCACGGCGTCGCTGATCCCCGGATCGCTCGTCGTCGAGAGCGACCGCGACCGTCGCATCCTCTATCTGCACGTCATCGGCGTACACAACCGTGCCGATGTCGAAGAATTCCGCGCGGGCGTGCTGCAGTGGGAGCGCCGGATCGTGCGTGCCGTCGGCTCGCCGGCGCAGTACCGTGCTCTCAAGGCCGACCAGGCGAAGGAAGGTGTCCGATGA
- a CDS encoding Na+/H+ antiporter subunit D: MSALVPLIVMLPLLGAAITLIYGRRPRLQVIVSAGTLAAVSVIAAVLLVAVDAADEPFAVSVGGWPVPFGIILYVDRFAALLVLVSSIVLLAVLLFSIGQGSADGAEDTPISIFHPTYLILAAGIFDAFIAGDLFNLYVGFEILLVASYVLITLGSTESRIRTGAVYIVVSLVSSILFLAAIAMIYGAVGTVNMAQIAERVAQLPQETQLVLHLMLVVAFGIKAAIFPVSFWLPDSYPTAPAPVTAVFAGLLTKVGVYALIRTETQLFASNSIDTLLLIIALATMIVGVLGAVAQAELKRILSFTLVSHVGYMIFGLAIATEAAIGATVYYIVHHIVVQTTLFLAVGLIERKAGSTSILRVNGLMKAAPLLAVLYFVPAINLGGLPPFSGFIGKIALFEAAAEVGTPLMIVLIFGGILTSLLTLYALMRAWNLAFWREEDDATEGTESDGRIAYLGNAPAADVQQATRVIPSIMTLATGGMVAVTLALTVFAGPLYALCDRIGTGLLQPVTLEQIDEGAG, from the coding sequence ATGAGCGCACTCGTCCCCCTCATAGTGATGTTGCCGCTGCTGGGTGCCGCCATCACCCTGATCTACGGACGACGTCCGCGACTGCAGGTGATCGTCTCGGCCGGCACACTCGCCGCCGTCTCGGTCATCGCCGCCGTGCTGCTGGTGGCGGTGGATGCCGCGGATGAACCCTTCGCGGTCTCGGTGGGCGGTTGGCCAGTGCCGTTCGGCATCATCCTGTACGTCGACCGGTTCGCCGCGCTGCTGGTGCTCGTCTCGAGCATCGTGCTGCTGGCGGTGCTGCTGTTCTCGATCGGCCAGGGCTCCGCCGACGGCGCCGAGGACACCCCGATCTCGATCTTCCACCCGACGTATCTCATCCTCGCCGCTGGCATCTTCGACGCGTTCATCGCCGGTGACCTGTTCAACCTGTACGTCGGTTTCGAGATCCTGCTGGTCGCCTCGTACGTGCTGATCACGCTGGGCAGCACCGAGTCCCGCATCCGCACCGGTGCCGTCTACATCGTCGTCTCACTCGTCTCATCGATCCTGTTCCTCGCTGCGATCGCGATGATCTACGGCGCCGTGGGCACGGTGAACATGGCGCAGATCGCCGAGCGGGTGGCGCAGCTTCCGCAGGAGACGCAGCTGGTGCTGCACCTGATGCTGGTGGTGGCATTCGGCATCAAGGCCGCGATCTTCCCGGTGTCGTTCTGGCTGCCCGACTCGTACCCCACGGCGCCGGCGCCGGTCACGGCGGTCTTCGCCGGATTGCTGACGAAGGTCGGCGTGTACGCGCTGATCCGCACCGAGACGCAGCTGTTCGCCTCGAACAGCATCGACACGCTGCTGCTTATCATCGCGCTGGCGACGATGATCGTCGGGGTGCTCGGTGCGGTGGCGCAGGCCGAGCTGAAGCGAATCCTGTCGTTCACCCTGGTCAGTCACGTCGGATACATGATCTTCGGCCTCGCGATCGCGACCGAGGCTGCCATCGGCGCGACGGTGTACTACATCGTGCACCATATCGTCGTGCAGACCACGCTGTTCCTGGCGGTCGGGCTCATAGAGCGCAAGGCGGGCAGCACCTCGATCCTGCGGGTGAACGGCTTGATGAAAGCCGCCCCGCTGCTGGCGGTGCTGTACTTCGTGCCCGCCATCAACCTGGGCGGACTTCCGCCGTTCTCAGGATTCATCGGCAAGATCGCTTTGTTCGAGGCGGCGGCCGAGGTGGGCACGCCGCTGATGATCGTGCTGATCTTCGGTGGCATCCTCACCTCGCTGCTCACGCTCTACGCGCTGATGCGGGCCTGGAACCTCGCGTTCTGGCGCGAGGAGGACGACGCCACTGAGGGCACCGAGTCCGACGGCCGCATCGCGTACCTCGGCAACGCGCCGGCCGCTGATGTACAGCAGGCCACCCGCGTGATTCCGTCGATCATGACGCTCGCCACCGGCGGCATGGTGGCTGTCACGTTGGCGCTGACCGTGTTCGCCGGACCCCTGTACGCGCTGTGCGACCGAATCGGCACCGGGCTGCTGCAGCCCGTCACACTCGAGCAGATCGATGAGGGGGCCGGATGA
- a CDS encoding Na(+)/H(+) antiporter subunit C — MDASLTLIIIMAVLFAAGVYAMMERSLTRVLIGFLLLGNATNLLLLTVMGVPGSAPFYGEEGAVSDPLPQALTLTAIVITFAVSAFLLALIYRSWQLGQADIVEDDESDIALRERTDAEEELFDDESDTDDDDATTDFVGTVTAPITVLHMRDHPSIHDDAPVDRPDASPHEAGEDRP, encoded by the coding sequence ATGGATGCCTCGCTCACCCTGATCATCATCATGGCTGTGCTCTTCGCGGCCGGCGTCTACGCGATGATGGAGCGCAGCCTGACGCGCGTCCTGATCGGCTTCCTGCTTCTCGGCAACGCGACCAACCTGCTGCTGCTCACTGTGATGGGCGTGCCGGGGAGCGCACCGTTCTACGGCGAGGAGGGCGCTGTCAGCGACCCGCTGCCGCAGGCGCTGACGCTGACAGCCATCGTGATCACCTTCGCCGTCTCGGCGTTCCTGCTGGCACTGATCTACCGCTCCTGGCAGCTTGGTCAGGCCGACATCGTCGAGGACGACGAGTCGGACATCGCGCTGCGCGAGCGGACGGATGCCGAAGAGGAGCTGTTCGACGACGAGTCGGACACCGACGACGACGATGCGACCACCGACTTCGTCGGCACGGTCACCGCGCCGATCACCGTACTGCATATGCGTGACCATCCCTCGATCCACGACGATGCTCCGGTCGACCGGCCCGACGCGTCACCACATGAAGCAGGGGAGGACCGCCCATGA